The following are from one region of the Salminus brasiliensis chromosome 14, fSalBra1.hap2, whole genome shotgun sequence genome:
- the foxp1a gene encoding forkhead box protein P1a isoform X3, with amino-acid sequence MQESKTNQASNSSPAGQERLSSEEEQVASEPLSVKTSSPSLQQIQQMPVSLAMMTPQVVTPQQMQQLLQHQVLSPQQLQLLLQQQQAVMLQQQQLQEFYKKQQEELHLQLLQQQQHTGKPSKEQQMAVQQMAVQQQLLSLQQQHLLSLQRQGLLTLPPATALASIPQSLLPAELQQLWKDAKDGRPEEKSRGDKSPSPPKPPLVNQHPSTNGHHAPRPVRRESSQEAQSQSNHPLYSHGVCKWPGCEAVLGDFQSFLKHLNSEHALDDKSTAQCRVQMQVVQQLELQLAKDKERLQAMMAHLHVKSTEPKPTPQPVNLVSNLTLAKATVPKTIPSMSLSQSATAPSTPLTPLPQTPTVIIPTSLHGVGPIRKRYSDKYNLAMDQDIVQNKEFYLSAEVRPPFTYAALIRQAIFESPEKQLTLNEIYNWFTRTFAYFRRNAATWKNAVRHNLSLHKCFVRVENVKGAVWTVDELEFQKRRPQKITGSPSLVKNIQSSLGQSPALSALQAAMVDGSLPQFGSASVGGSTLKALANAMHEEMIAHEHDDGSHSDSSLELSPMSALHHAGIKGEQFEGEDMEGSMSPEMGEEHSPDMDHDTDYPEDHDPQLARPTAFS; translated from the exons ATGCCTGTGTCCTTGGCGATGATGACTCCTCAGGTGGTTACACCTCAGCAGATGCAGCAGCTCCTCCAGCATCAAGTCCTGAGCCCCCAACAACTTCAACTGTTACTTCAACAACAGCAGGCTGTAATGTTACAACAG CAACAACTTCAGGAGTTCTACAAGAAGCAGCAAGAGGAGCTCCAtctgcagctcctccagcagcagcagcatacTGGCAAACCCAGCAAAGAG CAGCAGATGGCTGTCCAGCAGATGGCTGTCCAGCAGCAGCTCCTttccctccagcagcagcatctgCTCAGCCTGCAGAGGCAGGGCCTGTTGACGCTCCCTCCAGCCACAGCACTCGCATCCATTCCCCAGA GTCTGCTTccagcagagcttcagcagcTGTGGAAAGATGCAAAGGATGGCAGACCAGAGGAGAAGAGTAGAGGGGACAAATCGCCCTCTCCACCTAAACCTCCGCTAGTCAACCAGCACCCTAGTACCAACGGACACCACGCACCCCGGCCCGTCAGAAGAGAGAG TTCGCAGGAGGCGCAGTCGCAGAGCAATCATCCGCTCTACAGCCATGGTGTGTGCAAGTGGCCCGGCTGTGAGGCTGTGTTAGGAGACTTCCAGTCTTTCCTCAA gcaTTTAAACAGTGAACATGCGCTGGATGACAAAAGCACAGCTCAGTGTAGAGTTCAAATGCAAGTTGTTCAACAACTTGAACTGCAG CTAGCTAAAGACAAAGAACGCCTCCAGGCCATGATGGCCCACCTCCATGTCAAATCTACTGAGCCTAAACCAACCCCACAGCCG GTGAACCTGGTATCCAACCTCACTCTTGCCAAGGCAACCGTACCCAAGACCATTCCCTCTATGAGCCTTTCCCAGAGTGCCACAGCCCCGTCCACACCCCTCACGCCGCTGCCTCAGACTCCCACCGTCATCATCCCCACCAGTCTGCATGGCGTGGGGCCCATTCGCAAGCGCTACTCTGACAAGTACAACCTGGCCATGGACCAAG ATATTGTGCAGAATAAGGAGTTTTATTTGAGCGCGGAAGTCCGACCCCCATTCACATATGCAGCTTTGATAAGGCAG GCAATTTTTGAATCTCCAGAAAAGCAGCTAACTCTAAATGAAATTTACAACTGGTTCACTCGAACCTTTGCATACTTTAGACGCAACGCAGCCACGTGGAAG AATGCTGTTCGGCATAACCTCAGTCTTCACAAGTGTTTTGTGAGAGTGGAGAATGTGAAAGGTGCTGTTTGGACAGTGGATGAGCTGGAGTTTCAGAAGAGAAGACCTCAGAAGATCACTGG ATCACCGTCACTGGTGAAAAACATCCAGTCAAGCCTTGGCCAAAGCCCCGCCTTGTCTGCTCTCCAG GCTGCAATGGTGGACGGTAGCCTGCCGCAGTTTGGCTCTGCCTCTGTGGGAGGCTCCACTCTGAAGGCCTTGGCCAACGCTATGCACGAAGAGATGATTGCTCATGAGCATGATGACGGATCCCACAGTGATTCTAGCCTGGAGCTGTCCCCCATGTCTGCTCT GCACCATGCTGGAATAAAAGGTGAGCAGTTTGAGGGGGAGGACATGGAAGGCTCCATGTCTCCAGAGATGGGAGAAGAGCACAGCCCAGACATGGATCACGACACAGATTACCCTGAAGACCACGACCCACAGCTCGCTCGCCCAACTGCTTTCTCCTGA
- the foxp1a gene encoding forkhead box protein P1a isoform X4, translating to MPVSLAMMTPQVVTPQQMQQLLQHQVLSPQQLQLLLQQQQAVMLQQQQLQEFYKKQQEELHLQLLQQQQHTGKPSKEQQMAVQQMAVQQQLLSLQQQHLLSLQRQGLLTLPPATALASIPQSLLPAELQQLWKDAKDGRPEEKSRGDKSPSPPKPPLVNQHPSTNGHHAPRPVRRESSQEAQSQSNHPLYSHGVCKWPGCEAVLGDFQSFLKHLNSEHALDDKSTAQCRVQMQVVQQLELQLAKDKERLQAMMAHLHVKSTEPKPTPQPVNLVSNLTLAKATVPKTIPSMSLSQSATAPSTPLTPLPQTPTVIIPTSLHGVGPIRKRYSDKYNLAMDQDIVQNKEFYLSAEVRPPFTYAALIRQAIFESPEKQLTLNEIYNWFTRTFAYFRRNAATWKNAVRHNLSLHKCFVRVENVKGAVWTVDELEFQKRRPQKITGSPSLVKNIQSSLGQSPALSALQAAMVDGSLPQFGSASVGGSTLKALANAMHEEMIAHEHDDGSHSDSSLELSPMSALHHAGIKGEQFEGEDMEGSMSPEMGEEHSPDMDHDTDYPEDHDPQLARPTAFS from the exons ATGCCTGTGTCCTTGGCGATGATGACTCCTCAGGTGGTTACACCTCAGCAGATGCAGCAGCTCCTCCAGCATCAAGTCCTGAGCCCCCAACAACTTCAACTGTTACTTCAACAACAGCAGGCTGTAATGTTACAACAG CAACAACTTCAGGAGTTCTACAAGAAGCAGCAAGAGGAGCTCCAtctgcagctcctccagcagcagcagcatacTGGCAAACCCAGCAAAGAG CAGCAGATGGCTGTCCAGCAGATGGCTGTCCAGCAGCAGCTCCTttccctccagcagcagcatctgCTCAGCCTGCAGAGGCAGGGCCTGTTGACGCTCCCTCCAGCCACAGCACTCGCATCCATTCCCCAGA GTCTGCTTccagcagagcttcagcagcTGTGGAAAGATGCAAAGGATGGCAGACCAGAGGAGAAGAGTAGAGGGGACAAATCGCCCTCTCCACCTAAACCTCCGCTAGTCAACCAGCACCCTAGTACCAACGGACACCACGCACCCCGGCCCGTCAGAAGAGAGAG TTCGCAGGAGGCGCAGTCGCAGAGCAATCATCCGCTCTACAGCCATGGTGTGTGCAAGTGGCCCGGCTGTGAGGCTGTGTTAGGAGACTTCCAGTCTTTCCTCAA gcaTTTAAACAGTGAACATGCGCTGGATGACAAAAGCACAGCTCAGTGTAGAGTTCAAATGCAAGTTGTTCAACAACTTGAACTGCAG CTAGCTAAAGACAAAGAACGCCTCCAGGCCATGATGGCCCACCTCCATGTCAAATCTACTGAGCCTAAACCAACCCCACAGCCG GTGAACCTGGTATCCAACCTCACTCTTGCCAAGGCAACCGTACCCAAGACCATTCCCTCTATGAGCCTTTCCCAGAGTGCCACAGCCCCGTCCACACCCCTCACGCCGCTGCCTCAGACTCCCACCGTCATCATCCCCACCAGTCTGCATGGCGTGGGGCCCATTCGCAAGCGCTACTCTGACAAGTACAACCTGGCCATGGACCAAG ATATTGTGCAGAATAAGGAGTTTTATTTGAGCGCGGAAGTCCGACCCCCATTCACATATGCAGCTTTGATAAGGCAG GCAATTTTTGAATCTCCAGAAAAGCAGCTAACTCTAAATGAAATTTACAACTGGTTCACTCGAACCTTTGCATACTTTAGACGCAACGCAGCCACGTGGAAG AATGCTGTTCGGCATAACCTCAGTCTTCACAAGTGTTTTGTGAGAGTGGAGAATGTGAAAGGTGCTGTTTGGACAGTGGATGAGCTGGAGTTTCAGAAGAGAAGACCTCAGAAGATCACTGG ATCACCGTCACTGGTGAAAAACATCCAGTCAAGCCTTGGCCAAAGCCCCGCCTTGTCTGCTCTCCAG GCTGCAATGGTGGACGGTAGCCTGCCGCAGTTTGGCTCTGCCTCTGTGGGAGGCTCCACTCTGAAGGCCTTGGCCAACGCTATGCACGAAGAGATGATTGCTCATGAGCATGATGACGGATCCCACAGTGATTCTAGCCTGGAGCTGTCCCCCATGTCTGCTCT GCACCATGCTGGAATAAAAGGTGAGCAGTTTGAGGGGGAGGACATGGAAGGCTCCATGTCTCCAGAGATGGGAGAAGAGCACAGCCCAGACATGGATCACGACACAGATTACCCTGAAGACCACGACCCACAGCTCGCTCGCCCAACTGCTTTCTCCTGA